Within Claveliimonas bilis, the genomic segment AACAAAAGGATTTTTCGGTCCTGAATTTGATACCTTTGTGCCCATAGTGGAAAATGGCGTGAAATATATTGTGGATGTAAAAGATGGACAAAAAACAGGATTTTTTCTGGATCAGAAATATAATCGTCTTGCAATCCAGAAACTGTGCAGGGGAGCAAAAGTTTTGGACTGCTTTACCCATACCGGTTCCTTTGCGCTGAATGCAGGTGCAGCCGGCGCCAGAAGTGTCCTTGGAGTGGACGCTTCAGAACTGGCAGTCCGTCAGGCAGAAGAGAATGCAAAATTGAATCATCTGGAAGAAAAAGTCAAATTTATTGCGGAAGATGTGTTTGAGTTGCTTCCAAAGCTGGTAGAGCAAAAAGAAGAATACGATTTGGTTATCCTGGATCCGCCTGCATTTACAAAGTCAAGAAATTCCATAAAAAATGCAGTTAAGGGATATCGAGAGATCAATATCCGGGGAATGAAACTTGTCAAAGACGGAGGATATCTGGCAACTTGTTCCTGTTCTCATTTTATGGATTTTGAACTTTTTACAAAAACCATACGCCAGGCGGCGGCAGGAGCACATGTGCGGTTGAGGCAGGTGGAGTTCCGGACGCAGGCCGCTGATCATCCGATTCTGTGGGCGGCAGATGAGTCTTATTATTTGAAATTCTACATTTTCCAGGTGTGCCGGGAATAATACTCCAAAAGGTACTTTCGGCAGATCGGTTACAGGAATATAACATAATCCGGCTTCCCTTGCCAGGGGAATATCCGGGTACAGAGTATAGCCGATCTGTGCCTTTGCCAGTGTAAAGGCGCTTTCAATATTCTCGGTCAGATAGTGTTGCTCCGGGGGAAGCTTTGTAAGAATCTGACTGTGAGCCGCAAAAACAGAACTGGATGTCTGCCTGGGAGAACAGGCAATAAAATTTCCGGAAAGCCGGCTTAGTGTCAGGGTTTTATATTGGGCCAGCGGATGTTCCGGCGAACAGATACAAGCAATGGAAGCGCTGCCGATTAAATATTTTGATACACATGCCCACGGAGATATTATGTCTGTCTATACGAATGATGTAGATACTTTGAGACAGCTGCTAAGTCAGAGCGTTCCCCAGATCATTAACTCAGTGATTACCATGACAGCCACGTTGGTTACCATGCTGATTTTGAATCCGGTGCTGACGGTGATCTCAATTTTGACAGCTGCAGTCATGCTTTTTGTCACTTCCAAATTATCCGGATTGTCCGGAAAATACTTTATCCGGCAGCAGATTGACCTGGGAGCAGTAGACGGGTTCATTGAAGAAATGCTGGATGGCCAGAAGGTAGTGAAAGTCTTCTGCCATGAGCAGGCCGCCATAGAAGAGTTTCACAAAGTAAATGAAAAGTTAAGAGACAGTGCAGATAAGGCAAACACCTATGCCAATCTGCTGATGCCGGTCAACGCCAATATCGGCTGGATCAGTTATGCGCTTGTGGCGATTATGGGAGCTATCCTGGGGGTAAATGGACTTGCCGGAGTTACGATCGGAACAGTCATTGCATTTGTGGGACTGAATAAAAGCTTTACCAATCCGATTACGCAGGTGAGCCAGCAGCTGAATTTTGTTGTCAATGCGGCAGCAGGTGCGCAGAGAGTCTTTGATCTGATGGATCAGGAACCGGAGGAAGATGACGGATATGTGGAATTGGTCAACGCAAAAGAAGATGAGAACGGCCAGCTTACAGA encodes:
- a CDS encoding class I SAM-dependent rRNA methyltransferase, with amino-acid sequence MSMALVTLKKGEGRSLKAGGAWIFDNEIGTTVGSFEDGDIVMVHDFDGYPMGKGYINSHSKIRVRMLTRDKDQDINEEFFRKRLADAWDYRKKTVDTSSCRVVFGEADFLPGLVVDKFSDVLVFQALSLGMDRRKERVMGLLKEVLEEDGICIRGIYERSDAKEREKEGLKKTKGFFGPEFDTFVPIVENGVKYIVDVKDGQKTGFFLDQKYNRLAIQKLCRGAKVLDCFTHTGSFALNAGAAGARSVLGVDASELAVRQAEENAKLNHLEEKVKFIAEDVFELLPKLVEQKEEYDLVILDPPAFTKSRNSIKNAVKGYREINIRGMKLVKDGGYLATCSCSHFMDFELFTKTIRQAAAGAHVRLRQVEFRTQAADHPILWAADESYYLKFYIFQVCRE